The genomic region CCAATAATCAATGAATTGAATGTATAAAGATTGGTTCAGCCCGAAATATTGATAAACAAAATTATACAACTTCTGAAGGGCCTGAGGTGAGTAAGTCCCTGCTGAACCAATGGCGGCACTTTCTAACCTACCAACTATTATATTAGCAACATTTATTGGTAACAACCTAGGCAGTAGAAAAACGAGACTATTAGCCACGAACCAAATTAATACGTAAACAAAAAATCTCCTAATTAAGTATCGAACATAAGTAGCAACCATAATTAATGATTGATTCATTAAGCGCTTTTAAGCTTTAGGTAGTAAAATTAGTAATTAAGGGTGCTAAGAGTATACTCTTAACACCCTTAATATTTAAATGCCTTTACCATACTTATAGATTCCCTGATGTTAAGTAAAGTGTCCCGTAAATATGTACTAATAGCAACAATAACCCTAACTATAGCGCTCGTATTAGTACTTATCTCAATACCAAGTAGCTACGCTCAACAGACGCTGACCTTTCCGAGAAATGAAACACTATACATAGGTGGCGCTATGTGGTCGCCACCAAGTAATGGCTTTAATCCAATAGTTTATCCGCCAACAAGTGAGGAGTTGTATCTTGTATATTTAACATTGTTTACCTATGACCCATTTAATGATTCATTAATTCCATTACTTGCTCAATCATTAAGCGTATATAATTCAACGGCAGTTATAATCAACCTTAGACCGCAGGCCACGTGGTCAAATGGCCAGCCTGTTACGGCTCAAGACGTGGTATTCACACTTGAGTTAGGTAAGAATTACACATGCACAAGGTGGAGTTGGGTGTGGGGTACCTGGACCGGTGCGTTGAAAAATGCCGTTGCCCTTAATCAGACATCGGCCATGTTGGTGTTCGTTGGTGAAATTAATTGGTACGCCCTCTACCAAGAGATATTAACGGATATGCAGGTGGTACCAGCCAGTGTTTGGTCAAGCGTCTCTAATCCATGTACATGGACAAACCCACCAGCAACCTCGCCGCCATACACAATAAGTGATGGGCCATATGAAGGCTATTACTATAGTGATACTGAACAGGTCTACATAAAGAATCCGAATTGGTGGGGTTGGAGTGTCTTTGGTATAAACCCAGATTACCCACCTGAATACGTAGTTAGTATGGTTGCAACAAGCAATGTTCAAGCACCTTCATTAATTGCCCAGGGAATGCTTGATTGGAATGGCTTCTTTATAATGAATGTTTGGCAGTATTATAATGAGAGCTTCTATACGTTCTATACGCACCCGCCGTATCAGGTACCAATAAATGTAGTTGCATTATGGATTAATTACCAGCAGTATCCATGGGACATACCGGCAGTTAGAAGGGCAGTCGCATTTGCAATAAACACGACAGAATTAGCTGTTATTGCTGAGAATAACCAAGAGAGTCCTGATGGCGCATGGCCAGGCCCAACCACGGAGTTATTTAACGCCTTTGGTCCATATTTCCAGGAGGTCATTAATACGACAATACTTAAGGAATATGGTTGGTACTATGACCCAAATGAATCTATAGCAATATTTGAGAGTTTAGGATTCCATAAGAATGCACAGGGTTATTGGGTGACGCCAAATGGCACGGTGCTTTCATTAACAATAATGGCACCAGCGGGTTGGACTGATTGGGATGAACAGGCAGAGTTGATAGCCGAGATGTTACAGGCCGTCGGTATTGACGCAACTGCCGTTACGCCTAGTTGGTCAACATTCTGGTCAGATCTTCAGACCGGTCAATTCCAAGCAGCTCTATGGAACCCAAGTGGTCTATTACCGGTGACGTACTTTAATAACTGGGGATATTACTGGGGTTGTGTTTCACCAACCATTGCTTGGTGCGACTTCGAGAGATTTAATAACTTAACATACAATTTATTAGTTCAGCAATTAATGTACACCAACCCAAGTAACTTAAGCGCTGTATTACCACTCTACTCAAAGCTTGAGGAGATATTCCTACAGACTGTTCCCGTTATACCATTAGTATATGGTTCGGCATGGTACGGATACTCAACTAAGTACTGGGTTGGCTGGCCTAATCAGAATAATCCAGGAGTTGCGTGGCCGTCACCTTGGTCTGGTTCTGGTGAAGTATGGGTTGTGCTTGGGCTGAAGCCTGTATCTGCCGTTAAGCCAAAGCCTGCTGTTTCCATTAGCTCATCATTACTTATAACAGTAATAATTGTTGTGGTTGTTATAGTCATAATAATTGCGATTGTTGCATGGCTAATCACAAGAAGGAGAAGAAGGTAAGTCATTTAGCTTAAAAGATAATTAAAATTAAATATATTTTTATTTATGTAATGATTAAATATATTATTGATGCTATTATAAACGATATGAAGTAGCTTATGTCGGCACCGCCAAGGGCATTGGCTACTGGGCCTACGAAGGGTATTAAACCTCCTGTCGCGGCGTTTAGGTTCATGAATGGTACCGAGATTAATAAGCCGATTACGTAGGCGAGTAGTGCCTTCCATATTACCTTCGGTCCGTTTTCCACGAGTTTCCAATCCCTGGTTTTATTCACGTAGAACATCACTAGTAGTATGCCGATCCAAGGCGTTATCCAGTAGTCTAGGAATAGTAGGAATCCCTCGTAGTAACCCACGAAGTTCAACCCACCGAGTACTGCCATTACCGTGCCAACCACCGCGCCGGCTATTAACGCTTGCCACCTCCTTGCCTTATTGTAAATTGCCAGGGCTGATAGGGAGTTGGTGTATATGTTGAGGACATTGGCAGCCAGTGCGCCTAGGAATAGGGCTATCACGGCTATTATGGCGTAGGCGACCCCGTAATTACCCATGAACTGGACAAGCACGGTCGGTAAGCCACTGGTGTTCCCAGTGGCTGCGCTGACGGCGAAGCCCACCACCTCACTCCATAGGCTGGCCAATAAGCCTCCGAGGGCCGCATAGGCTATTATCTTCGTTCTACTCGTGTTCTCCGGCAGGTAACGTGAGTAGTCGCTGGCGTATGGGCCCCACGACATTATGTAGCTGAACACCGTCGCCAGTGCTATTGCGAAGTTGAATGGATTGAAGGAGGCAGTCCTTACATAAGTGCTCAGTAGGTGTGGCTTTGACAGTGCTAGGGCTAGGGAGACCGCGAACATTATGCCCAATATTATTGATAGTACGTACTCAGACCTATGTATTACATCGTACCCAAAGAGTGCGATTATGAATTGAGTCAACACGGTTATGAGGATTGCGGCATAAAGTGGTATTGCTGGGTCTACGTAATTAATTATGTAACCACCAATTATCGCATTCACCGAGAACCAACCAAGGGTGCTAACCCAATTCGCTATTGCGAAGGGTAGGTTCCCAACCCTACCGTATGCAGCCCTTGAAATCATTATCTGTGGATAGCCGTAGGCAGGCCCCATGGCCGCCAAAAGCCCGACCAATAGTCCACCTAGTACATTGCCAAGTACTAGGGCGAGTACCAGCCAGGGAATTGGTAGACCCAGCATGTATAGTATTGGGCCAAGGGCATAGTCGGCTACGGTTAGGTTACTCGCAAACCACAGCGTGAATTGATACATGGTCTTACCATGCCTCATTGAGCTTGGTATGTGCTCTATACCGAGCCTTTCTATTATCGATGTCATTGGACAGAGAAGAGCAAATGGGGAAGTAAGCATTATATGGCAAAAATTGCGGTGACTCAGCACGGCTTAACTAAGTGGGCTGGGCAGAAAATGCCAAATTATCTCTTCACTATAGTGCTATAATGGATTATTACGCGGATTACCTCTCGATATATGATGATAGGTATGGAGTGATTGATTTTAGGAATAAGGACGTGATCGATGTCGGCGCATTCATTGGTGACACGGCAATTTACTTCGTAATGAGGGGTGCAGGTAGGGTTGTGGCTGTCGAGCCTCATCCTAAGGCATTTAAGGAGCTTGTTAGGAATATTAGGTCGAGGGAATTAATTAATAGGGTGATACCCATCAATGCAGCACTTAGTAGTATCTCCGGCGTGACATGCGTTCCCGTGGACATGGACCTGGGGAGTATAATGGCTACTTACTTCGGGCCTGTGGTTAATGATTACATGTGCGTTAATGGGGCTCGGGTCAAGTTAGTCACGCTGGGTGAAATTATTAATGAGACTGGCATAAACACTGATGTTTTAAAGATGAATTGTGAGGGCTGTGAGTATGACGTTATACTTAACGATTATGAGCACGTCAAATTATTCAGGGAGTTAATCTTTGAGTACCACAGGTGGGTCACTGGCATACCAGTTAAGGAATTACTCAACGTATTGAACAGGGACTTTGAGTGTGCCTTTATTGGGCATGTTCATGAGGATTATGGCTATGTTTATTGCCGGAGAATAACTTAAAATCAATGAATTAATTTCTCATAAGGCGATGATAGAGCTTATTGAGAAGGTTAATGGCCTTATTTATCAATTAAAGATATTCATGCCCATGGAGCCTGGTTACGTATTTTCATACGTAGTAAGGAGGGATAATGAGTGTGTAATGATTGATGCCGGTTACCCAAATACTGAGCTCCTTAATCCATTAATTAATGAGTTGAATAAAATACCGAGTTGTCGGTTAAATCTGTTATTCATTACGCATATGCACATTGACCACACTGGTTTAGCTGATGGGTTGCGCAGTAGGCTTGGGTTAAGCATTGTCATGCATAGGAGGGATTATGAACAACTTCTGAAGATGCTTGACAGGGACTTATTCATTAAAGAGTTCCTTGAATTACTAATGCGCTACGGAGTTCCCAATACTGAGATGGAACTCTATAAGAACGTAGCTAGTGGTTTATCGAGTAGAAGGAAATTGAGTATGTTTAACCCGGACATCATAGTTAATACGGAGGAGGAACGCATTGGGGGAGCGCATGTATTATTAACACCGGGTCATTCACCGGGTCACATATCGATAATACTTGATGACTATAGGCTTGCATTTACGGGCGACTTAATATTACCAACAATAACAACGCATGTTGGCTTAACCCCAATAAACCCAGGTAATCCACTTCGTGATTACCTGGACTCAATTATCAAGATTAAGAGGGCGGGTCTTAAGTGCATATACCCAGGACATGAGGGCGAAATATGTAGTGTTAATGATAGGATAAATGAACTCATTGCGCATAGGGTCTCAAGGCTATGTGAAGCGTTGAATGTGTTGAGGGGTAAGGAATTAACCATATTTGAGATTGCGAATAGGCTCAGGTGGATGGATAATAAGAAGTACGTAGACCTCGACCTAATGAATAGGTACATGGCATTAACGGAGACCGCAGCCCTTATTAAGTACCTGGAATCATTAAACATTGTTAGGGTGAATGGCGACTATAAGTACGGAATCGCTAAGGAGGTTGCGTGCGATATTAGGGAGTTAATACCACAATTAGGTTAATTAGGTTCAGAGTTACTAATTTATCAATGGATTTTGAGGATATTGAGGAGTTTATTCTCAGTAAAATTAGGGAGTCTAGGTTGCCGGGTCTGAGTATAGGCATTATTAAGGGTAATGAGTTGGTTTACGCCAGGGGCTTTGGCTTTAGGGATATTGATAAGGGCTTACCCGCAACACCGCGGACAATTTACGGAATAGGTTCAATAACCAAGTCCTTCACGGCACTGGCAATACTTAAACTCGCGGAAGAGGGTAAGTTAAGTCTTGAGGATCCCGTTGATAGGTACGTGCAGGTTAAGCTAAACCCATTAGGTGTGGTTACAATACACCACCTACTGACTCACAGCAGCGGCTTGCCAGCACTTGGCTACGCGGAGGCCTACATAAATGGTGTACTTGGTCTCGATAGCAATTGGCTACCACTGGCCACACCTGAGGATGTGTTGTCATTTATGAGGAATGCGGCTGATTGGGCAGTGGCAAGGCCTGGTGAGAAATTCTTTTACCTGAATGAGGGTTATGTAATACTGGGCTTAATAATCAGGAAGATTAGTGGTATACCCTATGAGGACTTCGTTAGAGAGAAGATACTGAAGCCACTCGACATGGATAGGACATACTTCAAAGCCGATGAGGTTCTTAAGGACCCTGAAGTCGCCACTCCATACATAATTGATAAGGAGGGTAGGCACTTACCGAGTAAGTTCCCATTTGGAATAACGTCAGATGGTGGGTTATTGAGTAATATAATTGATATGGCGAGGTACGTATCAATGCTAATAAATAGAGGTGAGCTCAATGGCGTTAAGATACTGGGCAGGGAGTGGGTAGAGAGGGCTGAGAGAGGCTACATTGATGTTCCTTGGAAGATAGTCAGTGATGAGAGGTACGGCTATGGACTAATAGTGAGTCAGGACTTCTATGGCAGGAAGTTAGTGGAGCATAGTGGTAATGTGGGTGTTTACACGGCGGATATGGCATATGTACCAAGCGATAGAATTGGGGTCGTTATAATGGCGAATGCCGAGGGCTATCCCCTATCAAAGATGGGAATTTACGTACTAAGCAAGCTGCTTGGTCATGACCCAAGTGAATTAAGGGCTTTTATGATTGAGGAGGTGAATAAGAGGTTAGAGGGCACGTATGAGGCATATAGCGGTACTGTAAAGATCTCAATACAGAGGCAGGGAGACTACTTAATAATGAAGAGCGTGACGAAGTATACTGAGGAGACGACAATACTTGTGCCAGATGAGGTAAGAAGGGATTACGCCAGATTCTACACCCTAATGAATGGGACCAAAATACCTGCTGAGTTCTTTATAGAAGGTAACAGGGTGACCCTCATTTACGAGAGATTTAAATTCATAAAACGAGAATGAGCAGTTAAGGTTTATTCTCGTAGAAAGATTTTTAAAGAACTACGTTATACGATATCCGTATGATTAGAATAAAATTTAACAGAGGTAATATAAGGAGGAGTGACTCGAATGAAGATGCCGATAGATATATGTATATAGATAATGTTCAAGAATACGGTAAGTATTATGCATTTATACGGCGTGTCCCAATGTGACAGTGTTACTTAAGTACTCCAGCGTTAAATAATGTCTGTGATTGTTGGCAATATAAATAATGTTCCTCCTGAGGATGTTTCAAAACTATTAAGAGGGACGAGGGGTTTTTACGTTCAGTGGTTAATAACTAAGGAACATGGTTCTAAATACGCTGTTAGGAGGTTCATAGTTAAGCCTGGCGGTTTTATGCCCCTTCATAATCATAAGTATACTGAGGCTGTTGTAATTCTCAGGGGTAAACTCAGGGTTAGGACTGATGGTAAGATATACGAGCTTGGTCCAGGGGACTTCTTCTTCACAGGGCCGTATGAGCCGCATGCAATTGAGAATATTGGCAATGATGAGGCTGAGTTCATATGTGTTATTTCCTATGAGGATGATATGTCGCTGAAGCCCCTGGAGTGATTGAATGTTTTGAACTTTATTCTTATGATTTAGGGTCAAAACAGCATGTTATATAGTAATAATTAGTGTGATGTAGATTATTTGTTGAAAAATAGTTATTAAGAGGTTATTATAATGCTCAGCTGATGAATCCAATTAATGATTATTTAAAGGATACTGTCAGGGAGTTACAAGGCGAGAAGGCTTTCACGTACCTAGCCAAGGCGCGTGAGGTGGCTGAGAGAAAGGGCATTAAGATTATATCCTTTGGCATTGGCCAACCCGACATACCAACCTTTGATAACATAATAAATGCAGCCAAGAAAGCCCTTGATGAGAAATTCACTGGTTACACAGAGACGGAGGGTATTAGGGAGCTTAGAGAAGCCATTGCTGATTACCTCAATTACAGGTATCACGCCGGCGTTAGGCCTGATGAGGTTATTGTGACCACAGGCACTAAGACGGCTATTTTCCTAGCCATAGCAGCCTACGTAAGGCCGGGCGATGAGGTTATAATACCAGACCCAACATACCCAGCCTACCCAGAGCTCACGAAGTTCTTCGGCGGTAAGCCCATTTACGTTGCCATGAAGTTTGACCCAGAGAATGGGTTTAGACTTAACCTAGAGACCATAGAGAACTCTGTTACCACGAAGACGAAGGCCATTGTAATAAATAATCCGCATAACCCCACCGGCGCCATTTTCAGGCCTGAGGAGGTTATGAAATTGCTTGAGATAGCTAAGGACTACAAATTACTGGTTATTGTTGATGAGATCTATGATAATTTCGTCTATGAACCTGGGGCCTTCAAAAGCGTCCTGGAGCTTGAGCCCGACTGGAGAGACTACGTGCTGTACACCAATGGCTTTAGCAAGACGTTCTCAATGACTGGTTGGAGACTTGGTTACCTGGTGGCGAGTAGGGGGGTTATCGAGCCAATAAGGAAGTTGGCAGCAAATACCTATAGTTGCCCACCAAGCATCGCCCAGAAAGCCGGTGTTGAGGCCCTTAGGAATGAGACATCCTGGAGGAGCTCCAGGGCGATGATCGATCTATTCAGGAGAAGGAGAGATGTAATGTATGAGGAGTTAAGGAAGATACCAGGCATTGAGGTTTGGAGGAGTACGGGCGCCTTCTACATGTATCCAAGGGTTAAGAAAATACTCGATAAATTGGGCATGGATGTTGAGAAATTCGCTGACTGGTTACTTGAGAATTACGGTGTCGTCGTATTGCCAGGAACAGCCTTCTCAGAAACAAATATGGGTAGGGAATACGTAAGGCTCAGCTTCGCGCTTGATGAGGGATTAATTAGGGAGGGCATAGAGAGGATTAGGAAGGCCGTGGAGGGAAATTAAGCAGTGTGATTTAGCATAATAATAAGTCGGATTTTTCACCTAAAGGCGTTATTCCTAGGTTACTCATTACATTAGTAATTATTTTCAGAGTCAAATCATCATTAGGATTGCTCGCAATACCTCTTATATTACCGGCGTACTTACATGGATTATTTATGAAATCCTCATTACTATACTGTATGAACAATTCCCTCCTAACTCCCTCACATAATATCCGTATAAGGACCTCCTTATCGCCATGGTTACGAATAACGTCACCATATATCGATGAATACTTCGTATAGACCTCAAATCTAACTTGAACGTAATTACCCGGGCTACGAAAAATAGGTCCCTCGACTATTAATGAATCAAGAAATCCATAATCATTAATAATAAATTCAACTGTTAATTCAAGTTCATGAAACCAAAAATGAACAATCAAGCAATCAAAGGCCTTTAAATACCTCGAACACATAATCCCACTCTCAGTACAGCTCCTTATACTCACGATAAGGTAAGTAGCTTAATCAATATTTAACATTAATGATTCACACGATACTTTACAAATAGCAAATAAAATCACAAAACTAATGATAGGATCATTCTAAAGAAAACACTGGAGAAACCTTTAAATAAAAGCAAAAATAAATAAAAGTAGCAAAATATCAGGTAAGCCCACTATCGTGGGCTCAAATGAAATCACTATCTCTTTTTTCTTTTCCAGTAATTATTGTACATATCATTTCCTGTTATATCAAATATTATTTTATCTTCTACAAGGGAATAATTGCAATATAATATAGAGATCTATAAAAT from Vulcanisaeta distributa DSM 14429 harbors:
- a CDS encoding ABC transporter substrate-binding protein: MLSKVSRKYVLIATITLTIALVLVLISIPSSYAQQTLTFPRNETLYIGGAMWSPPSNGFNPIVYPPTSEELYLVYLTLFTYDPFNDSLIPLLAQSLSVYNSTAVIINLRPQATWSNGQPVTAQDVVFTLELGKNYTCTRWSWVWGTWTGALKNAVALNQTSAMLVFVGEINWYALYQEILTDMQVVPASVWSSVSNPCTWTNPPATSPPYTISDGPYEGYYYSDTEQVYIKNPNWWGWSVFGINPDYPPEYVVSMVATSNVQAPSLIAQGMLDWNGFFIMNVWQYYNESFYTFYTHPPYQVPINVVALWINYQQYPWDIPAVRRAVAFAINTTELAVIAENNQESPDGAWPGPTTELFNAFGPYFQEVINTTILKEYGWYYDPNESIAIFESLGFHKNAQGYWVTPNGTVLSLTIMAPAGWTDWDEQAELIAEMLQAVGIDATAVTPSWSTFWSDLQTGQFQAALWNPSGLLPVTYFNNWGYYWGCVSPTIAWCDFERFNNLTYNLLVQQLMYTNPSNLSAVLPLYSKLEEIFLQTVPVIPLVYGSAWYGYSTKYWVGWPNQNNPGVAWPSPWSGSGEVWVVLGLKPVSAVKPKPAVSISSSLLITVIIVVVVIVIIIAIVAWLITRRRRR
- a CDS encoding purine-cytosine permease family protein, translated to MTSIIERLGIEHIPSSMRHGKTMYQFTLWFASNLTVADYALGPILYMLGLPIPWLVLALVLGNVLGGLLVGLLAAMGPAYGYPQIMISRAAYGRVGNLPFAIANWVSTLGWFSVNAIIGGYIINYVDPAIPLYAAILITVLTQFIIALFGYDVIHRSEYVLSIILGIMFAVSLALALSKPHLLSTYVRTASFNPFNFAIALATVFSYIMSWGPYASDYSRYLPENTSRTKIIAYAALGGLLASLWSEVVGFAVSAATGNTSGLPTVLVQFMGNYGVAYAIIAVIALFLGALAANVLNIYTNSLSALAIYNKARRWQALIAGAVVGTVMAVLGGLNFVGYYEGFLLFLDYWITPWIGILLVMFYVNKTRDWKLVENGPKVIWKALLAYVIGLLISVPFMNLNAATGGLIPFVGPVANALGGADISYFISFIIASIIYLIIT
- a CDS encoding FkbM family methyltransferase, whose protein sequence is MDYYADYLSIYDDRYGVIDFRNKDVIDVGAFIGDTAIYFVMRGAGRVVAVEPHPKAFKELVRNIRSRELINRVIPINAALSSISGVTCVPVDMDLGSIMATYFGPVVNDYMCVNGARVKLVTLGEIINETGINTDVLKMNCEGCEYDVILNDYEHVKLFRELIFEYHRWVTGIPVKELLNVLNRDFECAFIGHVHEDYGYVYCRRIT
- a CDS encoding MBL fold metallo-hydrolase, with amino-acid sequence MIELIEKVNGLIYQLKIFMPMEPGYVFSYVVRRDNECVMIDAGYPNTELLNPLINELNKIPSCRLNLLFITHMHIDHTGLADGLRSRLGLSIVMHRRDYEQLLKMLDRDLFIKEFLELLMRYGVPNTEMELYKNVASGLSSRRKLSMFNPDIIVNTEEERIGGAHVLLTPGHSPGHISIILDDYRLAFTGDLILPTITTHVGLTPINPGNPLRDYLDSIIKIKRAGLKCIYPGHEGEICSVNDRINELIAHRVSRLCEALNVLRGKELTIFEIANRLRWMDNKKYVDLDLMNRYMALTETAALIKYLESLNIVRVNGDYKYGIAKEVACDIRELIPQLG
- a CDS encoding serine hydrolase — translated: MDFEDIEEFILSKIRESRLPGLSIGIIKGNELVYARGFGFRDIDKGLPATPRTIYGIGSITKSFTALAILKLAEEGKLSLEDPVDRYVQVKLNPLGVVTIHHLLTHSSGLPALGYAEAYINGVLGLDSNWLPLATPEDVLSFMRNAADWAVARPGEKFFYLNEGYVILGLIIRKISGIPYEDFVREKILKPLDMDRTYFKADEVLKDPEVATPYIIDKEGRHLPSKFPFGITSDGGLLSNIIDMARYVSMLINRGELNGVKILGREWVERAERGYIDVPWKIVSDERYGYGLIVSQDFYGRKLVEHSGNVGVYTADMAYVPSDRIGVVIMANAEGYPLSKMGIYVLSKLLGHDPSELRAFMIEEVNKRLEGTYEAYSGTVKISIQRQGDYLIMKSVTKYTEETTILVPDEVRRDYARFYTLMNGTKIPAEFFIEGNRVTLIYERFKFIKRE
- a CDS encoding cupin domain-containing protein gives rise to the protein MSVIVGNINNVPPEDVSKLLRGTRGFYVQWLITKEHGSKYAVRRFIVKPGGFMPLHNHKYTEAVVILRGKLRVRTDGKIYELGPGDFFFTGPYEPHAIENIGNDEAEFICVISYEDDMSLKPLE
- a CDS encoding pyridoxal phosphate-dependent aminotransferase gives rise to the protein MNPINDYLKDTVRELQGEKAFTYLAKAREVAERKGIKIISFGIGQPDIPTFDNIINAAKKALDEKFTGYTETEGIRELREAIADYLNYRYHAGVRPDEVIVTTGTKTAIFLAIAAYVRPGDEVIIPDPTYPAYPELTKFFGGKPIYVAMKFDPENGFRLNLETIENSVTTKTKAIVINNPHNPTGAIFRPEEVMKLLEIAKDYKLLVIVDEIYDNFVYEPGAFKSVLELEPDWRDYVLYTNGFSKTFSMTGWRLGYLVASRGVIEPIRKLAANTYSCPPSIAQKAGVEALRNETSWRSSRAMIDLFRRRRDVMYEELRKIPGIEVWRSTGAFYMYPRVKKILDKLGMDVEKFADWLLENYGVVVLPGTAFSETNMGREYVRLSFALDEGLIREGIERIRKAVEGN